From the Cucumis sativus cultivar 9930 chromosome 5, Cucumber_9930_V3, whole genome shotgun sequence genome, the window atattaaaaagaaaagaagaaaactaatattttttttttctgaaattgATTATAAATTGGAAGCCTAATATAAAGGAATCATGTTCcatatttagaattaaaataattaaagcaAATTCTACCCATTGCAGGAGAAGGTAATGcaatttgatatattaaagtagaaaaaagcaaaaaataaaataaaataattaaaagatttaaagtCCCTTAAAGTGGCCgcataaattaaaacttaaatatattttttttaatggagaGTTTAATAAgggaagggaagaaaaaaaaaaccctaacaaccggtaaaataaattacatgcAATTACAATCTCCTAACCCCCACCCAGAATTACAGCCCTACATAACCCGCCACGTAAtacacattaattaaaaaaagaaaaagaaaaagaaaaagaaaagaagtaagattaaaaatttttaaaattagaagaaagaaggaagaaaaaaaatgaaaaacagagCAATTCCCGGAGAGCTCTCAGCAGCTAAACACAACCTAAACAATTatcatcttctttctctctctaatttctatttttctctctctctctctcatcctctgtttttagttttgttccATTCAACAACCAACAGGGGCGACGGCCGGCTTTACCTTCGGTGGCCGTCCTCTGCCTCTGGGAGGACCAGCGACGGGTGGAGCAGAGGTGGGTGCCGGTTTGGGGTACTTCGGAGGGCGGCCACGTGGCCTTCCACTTCCCGAGGTTGTTTTCTTCTTGGGTTGTGAAATGGGAGCGAATGGATCTTTGGGTTTAGGAGGTCGGCCACGTGGGCGTGGGGGAGAAACGACGGTGCCTGGTGGAAGAGGGACTTTGGGCTTGGGTGGACGACCTCTGCCACGCTTAGGTGGGGCGTTGGGATCGGGCTTCATGTAGTTGTTTTTGATGAAGAGGAGTTGCCCGGTTTGCTTCATGACGTCTAAGTGATGAGTGAGAAGCGTAGTGAAAGCAGGGGGTAGATCGCCGTATGTGGACTCGATTTGCTTAGTAATCGCCGATTTGCTTACTCCGTTTTTGTCGTTTAGAGAATCGATTGCTGCCATAATCATCTGTGGAAAGAAATTAGAcggaaattaaagttaaaaggaaaattaaagaaatggcagagagagaaagaagagaaattgaaGTACCTCGGGGTAGTGAGGGAGAGAGGGAGCAGGGGGAGGTGGTTGAGGCGGGTTGTTGAGTTGGTCGTCGGTAGCCATGGTGGCAGAGGAGATGGCGTAGATGATGTgattttagagagagagagagagagagagatagagagagagagaagcaCTGTAGGTTTGGTGGGAAGAAGACGATTGAAGAAGGGGAAAGGGAAGGAtttaaaaaggagaaatagGGAGAGGAAGGGATCGGGAGGAAGGGCAGGGGAGATCCAACGGTTGGGGATAGAGAGCTAAGGGTGAGGATCCCAGGGCTGGAATTTGAGTATTGTGTTTGGCAACACGGATCGTTGACGTGGATAGTGGGACCTACTTTCCACGCCCTcccttctttcttattttcttcttcttttcttttctccttttttgcccttttcccttttgttttgtttttaaatttatagaatgTTTAGTTTGGAGTTTGGAGTTTGGAGTTTGGGAGTTGGAGATAAGCAGCAGCACTCTCTCGGTATTCCGTGCTGTTGCTGTCTTCCTACCatgatcttttctttttctttttctttttctttttccttcatttcgATTACACcctctttcaattattttcatttcttttctttctttttttcatttaattaacaacttttaacttttttctttattacttCACCATCTATTATTTGTTCACTCTTTAacataattattcatttttaatatatctctattaatttaataaatttcttaacattttttgggtataatattttctatgataaaaaatatttgttagctACTGAATATTGTTataatcaattttcttaaatttaccTTTTCGAGTTTGCTTTGGGGTAAACATTTGATTATATCCAAATTATAgtttacttcaaatttaaccatattaataatttatttttctattaaaatcttctattttttacaatttttctatacTTAATCTCTTTTCCATTTAATTTAACCACTATAATTTATAAGATTTCAATTTATCcaaatatatagattattaAAGTTTGTgggataaaattatttaacataaGGTTCTGAAGTGTGAGCGTCAAATAAACaagaaagttttatttaaattttgtcaacAACCTAATTTTTTAgcatatattgtttttaatctaTATACATTGTTTTGTCTATTAAAAAACTATGTTACTTTTAATGTctcaaatattattcaatttcaagatactttgaccaaacaaaactcataattttaaaagtcaaaACGATTCAAAGTTgtgattcaaattttctcatttcttttctactttaaATAAACGCTTATGTGTTAGTGACTAGCAAACATCAAATTTTTCATGTCACACTAATctatatactttatttacatggttgaaaaaaaattcatacaaaAGAAGGATAGCTTGGGGAAGTGCCCACTAGCTAGAAAGGCTAAAAACGAAGTATAATGGTCACAAAAGCATTATATAAAacatgaattatatatatggcAAATACATTAACCCTAACATAGTGAAATCATAGCACAGCTTAATTAAGTAAGATTTAAAAGTTGTTAGGCGGTACATAACAAGTAACTTCAACGGAAACAATTTAAGATTGGCAACTCTTTTGGAAATTTGCTTAAAAAGCGTATATGCTCGTGTTTTATGCCACATTGCAGAAAAACACATCAAAGAGAATATGAAGAACGGTTAAAGTgattatttttgaatttgtaatttttgtaaCGTTATAATTTTAACGCTAAAAtccaaatttcctttttttcagTTCAACAGCACATCGAAGAGTTTGAATCATTATATTGGCCTTTTAGTCGAGCATATGTCTTAAATAGGTTTTTCTCTATTTAGTTTGTTATTTGCACTAAATACTTTCCTTCCAAGACCACAATTAAGTTATGCATTTTGGTACTTGTAATCCCATTTGTTGGTGATGTTTCAAACCTCCTTTTATCTTAGAAAGAATTATTgagtgaatatatatatattgagggaaatatcaaatttataccTTACAAGTGTGTGAGATTGTATTAGttattttaactaataatGGTATCAATTTATACATTAAGATGGATGatgtgtttttttgtttcatttttgttcctaagtttcaaattttacattttttaccttatattttcatcaaatactccatttccatcttttatattaatgtttattatttgacTAGTCGGTAGCACGTgcacattaattttttattttatttaacttaataaagatagagtaattaattacataaatagtataaagttgtatttatttactcctgattttttgaaatacatttttcaactttatttattgatcTCCTACTCAACACTTGTTAATGCGTGCATATAAATCAAATGAactaaaagttataaaaaatttgatactttGACTAtgaaacaatcaattaaatcaaaatttagatcgattaatagattttttaattttggacaTTGACGTtgacttattattatttggacaTTTGTgttaaatctatatattttatgtatttctaACATATTCGAGAAgtatattatttaacaaatttcctgagaattataattaattattttttaaaatgaataattaaatttaaatgaaaatatcaaattttaacgTGCACGCATAACAATTGTTTAGACAATTGCTTATCATtgaaatatatcatatatttttttaaatgacaatTGCTTCCG encodes:
- the LOC101218644 gene encoding HMG-Y-related protein A — translated: MATDDQLNNPPQPPPPAPSLPHYPEMIMAAIDSLNDKNGVSKSAITKQIESTYGDLPPAFTTLLTHHLDVMKQTGQLLFIKNNYMKPDPNAPPKRGRGRPPKPKVPLPPGTVVSPPRPRGRPPKPKDPFAPISQPKKKTTSGSGRPRGRPPKYPKPAPTSAPPVAGPPRGRGRPPKVKPAVAPVGC